From Toxorhynchites rutilus septentrionalis strain SRP chromosome 2, ASM2978413v1, whole genome shotgun sequence, a single genomic window includes:
- the LOC129771689 gene encoding GTPase-GDP dissociation stimulator vimar isoform X2, which translates to MEADMEEIIAGLKNATLEKSPEQALPRLKQIVEAESNLNEKYDIKSDLLELLSLGNQDVHVQVARCIAEVAKAENQRDKFTKEDIIQKLLSFLSGNENSQLEMNVQVCRALGNICYANDDARNIIKALKGDERIFSLLNLDMDTDEEDKDQFVRVRCGLISNYLLGSDDIAERAVELQIIAKIEKIIARCVVDVDKYEDLLLNVLPPLSILTEQISDLYFESSLNKLIAQVLAKCTNPDLAESCLALLHYEAQNDDVKLLLAEEGLCETIYKLLEKYKTFANTDEARVLMKLACDLIVLILTGDKSMHYLYSTPLLKYMEDWLDSQDVELLTTGVLALGNFARTDSHCIYMVENKIMNKLLDILAKNNGIDHQMTLQHALLSTLKNLVIPKPNKAAVIEAGLVDIILPMLQIHQPPVVFKLLGTLRMTVDGQEKLAQELLQNEKLIKQLVHWSKTSEFTGVLGESLRLMAWLIKHAYHASKDLAVADDTGLRKFVAVDGAVDSMVGMLTSTHLVMQNEALIALSILTTIFHSESSNDVKLDVLLNNADVGAKLAEQITLNGETMTKEIVDNLQTFVKLLKTSETCTDNLRKHNIDELMKSIPSLVEYGTL; encoded by the exons ATGGAAG CTGACATGGAGGAAATCATAGCCGGCCTGAAGAACGCAACACTGGAGAAAAGTCCCGAACAGGCTCTACCACGGCTGAAGCAAATTGTCGAAGCAGAATCCAATCTCAACGAGAAGTATGACATCAAGTCCGATTTGCTTGAGCTACTTTCCTTGGGCAATCAGGACGTTCACGTTCAAGTGGCCAGGTGTATCGCCGAGGTGGCAAAAGCTGAAAATCAACGCGATAAATTTACCAAAGAAGACATCATCCAGAAGCTGCTTTCATTTTTGTCCGGCAACGAAAACAGCCAGTTGGAAATGAACGTCCAAGTCTGTCGAGCGTTGGGTAATATCTGCTACGCAAATGACGATGCACGCAATATCATTAAAGCGCTGAAAGGTGACGAGCGAATCTTTTCGCTATTGAATCtcgatatggatacggatgaagAAGATAAGGATCAATTTGTGCGAGTTCGATGTGGATTGATTTCGAATTACCTGCTTGGCAGTGACGACATCGCCGAGAGGGCAGTGGAGCTTCAGATTATTgctaaaattgagaaaatcatTGCCCGCTGCGTGGTAGATGTGGACAAGTATGAGGATCTTCTGCTGAATGTACTTCCACCGCTGAGTATCCTGACGGAACAGATCAGTGATTTATACTTCGAATCTTCgctcaacaagttgattgcacAAGTACTAGCCAAATGCACAAATCCGGACCTGGCTGAGTCATGTTTGGCGTTGTTGCACTATGAGGCTCAGAACGACGATGTGAAACTGCTGCTGGCCGAGGAGGGCCTATGCGAAACGATATACAAATTGCTGGAGAAATATAAAACTTTTGCGAATACAGACGAAGCACGAGTACTGATGAAATTGGCCTGTGATCTGATTGTTCTTATTCTGACCGGAG ACAAATCAATGCACTATCTTTACTCAACGCCTCTTTTAAAGTATATGGAAGATTGGCTCGATTCCCAAGACGTGGAACTGTTGACCACCGGTGTGTTGGCATTGGGAAACTTCGCCCGCACCGACAGCCATTGCATTTACATGGTCGAAAACAAAATCATGAATAAATTGCTTG ATATTCTCGCGAAAAACAATGGCATCGATCATCAAATGACCTTACAGCATGCACTGCTGAGTACTCTAAAAAATTTGGTTATTCCCAAGCCAAACAAAGCTGCTGTCATTGAGGCTGGGTTGGTGGATATCATTCTGCCAATGCTGCAGATCCATCAGCCACCGGTAGTTTTCAAGCTTCTAGGCACACTTCGAATGACCGTCGATGGTCAAG aaaaattggcACAAGAACTTCTCCAGAATGAGAAGTTAATAAAGCAACTGGTACACTGGAGCAAAACTTCCGAGTTCACCGGCGTGTTGGGCGAATCATTGCGGCTGATGGCTTGGCTCATAAAGCATGCCTATCATGCAAGTAAGGATCTCGCGGTAGCTGATGACACCGGACTTAGGAAATTTGTAGCGGTTGATGGCGCTGTTGACAGTATGGTTGGAATGTTGACTTCAACGCATCTGGTTATGCAAAACGAAGCACTTATTGCGTTAAGTATTTTGACTACAATTTTTCACAGCGAAAGTTCCAATGATGTCAAGCTTGATGTGTTGTTAAACAATGCCGATGTGGGCGCTAAGCTAGCTGAGCAAATCACCCTGAATGGAGAGACCATGACGAAAGAAATTGTGGATAACCTTCAGACATTCGTAAAGTTGCTGAAAACGTCCGAGACATGTACAGATAATTTAAGAAAACATAACATAGACGAACTGATGAAGTCTATCCCTAGTCTTGTCGAATATGGTACACTTTAA
- the LOC129771689 gene encoding GTPase-GDP dissociation stimulator vimar isoform X1, whose amino-acid sequence MPLRFFNFSESADMEEIIAGLKNATLEKSPEQALPRLKQIVEAESNLNEKYDIKSDLLELLSLGNQDVHVQVARCIAEVAKAENQRDKFTKEDIIQKLLSFLSGNENSQLEMNVQVCRALGNICYANDDARNIIKALKGDERIFSLLNLDMDTDEEDKDQFVRVRCGLISNYLLGSDDIAERAVELQIIAKIEKIIARCVVDVDKYEDLLLNVLPPLSILTEQISDLYFESSLNKLIAQVLAKCTNPDLAESCLALLHYEAQNDDVKLLLAEEGLCETIYKLLEKYKTFANTDEARVLMKLACDLIVLILTGDKSMHYLYSTPLLKYMEDWLDSQDVELLTTGVLALGNFARTDSHCIYMVENKIMNKLLDILAKNNGIDHQMTLQHALLSTLKNLVIPKPNKAAVIEAGLVDIILPMLQIHQPPVVFKLLGTLRMTVDGQEKLAQELLQNEKLIKQLVHWSKTSEFTGVLGESLRLMAWLIKHAYHASKDLAVADDTGLRKFVAVDGAVDSMVGMLTSTHLVMQNEALIALSILTTIFHSESSNDVKLDVLLNNADVGAKLAEQITLNGETMTKEIVDNLQTFVKLLKTSETCTDNLRKHNIDELMKSIPSLVEYGTL is encoded by the exons ATGCCTTTgcggttttttaatttttcggaatCTG CTGACATGGAGGAAATCATAGCCGGCCTGAAGAACGCAACACTGGAGAAAAGTCCCGAACAGGCTCTACCACGGCTGAAGCAAATTGTCGAAGCAGAATCCAATCTCAACGAGAAGTATGACATCAAGTCCGATTTGCTTGAGCTACTTTCCTTGGGCAATCAGGACGTTCACGTTCAAGTGGCCAGGTGTATCGCCGAGGTGGCAAAAGCTGAAAATCAACGCGATAAATTTACCAAAGAAGACATCATCCAGAAGCTGCTTTCATTTTTGTCCGGCAACGAAAACAGCCAGTTGGAAATGAACGTCCAAGTCTGTCGAGCGTTGGGTAATATCTGCTACGCAAATGACGATGCACGCAATATCATTAAAGCGCTGAAAGGTGACGAGCGAATCTTTTCGCTATTGAATCtcgatatggatacggatgaagAAGATAAGGATCAATTTGTGCGAGTTCGATGTGGATTGATTTCGAATTACCTGCTTGGCAGTGACGACATCGCCGAGAGGGCAGTGGAGCTTCAGATTATTgctaaaattgagaaaatcatTGCCCGCTGCGTGGTAGATGTGGACAAGTATGAGGATCTTCTGCTGAATGTACTTCCACCGCTGAGTATCCTGACGGAACAGATCAGTGATTTATACTTCGAATCTTCgctcaacaagttgattgcacAAGTACTAGCCAAATGCACAAATCCGGACCTGGCTGAGTCATGTTTGGCGTTGTTGCACTATGAGGCTCAGAACGACGATGTGAAACTGCTGCTGGCCGAGGAGGGCCTATGCGAAACGATATACAAATTGCTGGAGAAATATAAAACTTTTGCGAATACAGACGAAGCACGAGTACTGATGAAATTGGCCTGTGATCTGATTGTTCTTATTCTGACCGGAG ACAAATCAATGCACTATCTTTACTCAACGCCTCTTTTAAAGTATATGGAAGATTGGCTCGATTCCCAAGACGTGGAACTGTTGACCACCGGTGTGTTGGCATTGGGAAACTTCGCCCGCACCGACAGCCATTGCATTTACATGGTCGAAAACAAAATCATGAATAAATTGCTTG ATATTCTCGCGAAAAACAATGGCATCGATCATCAAATGACCTTACAGCATGCACTGCTGAGTACTCTAAAAAATTTGGTTATTCCCAAGCCAAACAAAGCTGCTGTCATTGAGGCTGGGTTGGTGGATATCATTCTGCCAATGCTGCAGATCCATCAGCCACCGGTAGTTTTCAAGCTTCTAGGCACACTTCGAATGACCGTCGATGGTCAAG aaaaattggcACAAGAACTTCTCCAGAATGAGAAGTTAATAAAGCAACTGGTACACTGGAGCAAAACTTCCGAGTTCACCGGCGTGTTGGGCGAATCATTGCGGCTGATGGCTTGGCTCATAAAGCATGCCTATCATGCAAGTAAGGATCTCGCGGTAGCTGATGACACCGGACTTAGGAAATTTGTAGCGGTTGATGGCGCTGTTGACAGTATGGTTGGAATGTTGACTTCAACGCATCTGGTTATGCAAAACGAAGCACTTATTGCGTTAAGTATTTTGACTACAATTTTTCACAGCGAAAGTTCCAATGATGTCAAGCTTGATGTGTTGTTAAACAATGCCGATGTGGGCGCTAAGCTAGCTGAGCAAATCACCCTGAATGGAGAGACCATGACGAAAGAAATTGTGGATAACCTTCAGACATTCGTAAAGTTGCTGAAAACGTCCGAGACATGTACAGATAATTTAAGAAAACATAACATAGACGAACTGATGAAGTCTATCCCTAGTCTTGTCGAATATGGTACACTTTAA